From Streptomyces sp. NBC_00370, a single genomic window includes:
- a CDS encoding Eco57I restriction-modification methylase domain-containing protein, with protein sequence MATPLFPDTDLHGLPALPADAVEHGEVFTRRWVVDLILDALGYTADKDLCDVKLVEPACGSGAFLTAVASRISASCRTHNRPLGDALAAVRALDLLERNVKQSRAVVEKQLVDEGWQAEEAQQMAAAWVEEGDYLLQSDADHRADYVVGNPPYIRLEHVPDHRMAAYRSACPTMGGRADIYIGFYETALQSLKPGGQLGFICADRWMRNQYGRQLRQLVKRRFSMDLALVMHDVDAFDDQVSAYPAITIISNRAQGEAVAADTTRAFGSTQAHDFADWYTKGTSESITTAAFQAARMPHWFPDEDSWPAASPARLATLEELTERFRLLEDGKTGTRVGIGIATGADKVFLTDDDSLVERDRLLPMAMVRDTTSGTLNWHGTYLVNPWTTDGDLVNLTAHPRLFKYFEEHGAALRKRYIAVKQPQRWYKTIDKVDHRLAGRPKLLFPDMKLTIHPVLDEGELYPHHNLYFIVSDVWDMRVLGGLLLSKVAEAFVEAYAVKMRGGTLRFQAQYLRKIRVPDPAAISESDRVALAEAFDKRDVKAATEAALRVYGLAELPD encoded by the coding sequence CCTCGACGCCCTCGGCTACACGGCCGACAAGGATCTCTGCGACGTGAAGCTCGTGGAGCCAGCGTGCGGATCGGGAGCCTTTCTGACGGCTGTGGCATCGCGGATCAGCGCCTCCTGCCGCACTCACAATCGGCCCCTCGGAGACGCACTCGCAGCGGTTCGTGCTCTAGACCTACTGGAGCGCAACGTGAAACAAAGCCGTGCCGTCGTCGAAAAGCAGTTGGTAGACGAGGGATGGCAAGCTGAGGAAGCCCAGCAAATGGCAGCAGCGTGGGTCGAAGAAGGCGACTACCTACTGCAGTCCGACGCCGATCACCGTGCCGACTACGTGGTGGGCAACCCTCCGTACATTCGTCTTGAACATGTCCCCGACCATCGGATGGCCGCCTATCGCAGCGCCTGTCCCACGATGGGCGGCCGAGCTGACATTTACATCGGCTTCTACGAGACCGCGCTGCAGAGTCTCAAGCCCGGAGGTCAGCTGGGCTTCATCTGCGCGGACCGCTGGATGCGGAACCAGTACGGCCGTCAGCTCCGGCAGTTGGTGAAGCGTCGCTTCAGCATGGATCTGGCGCTCGTCATGCACGACGTGGACGCCTTCGATGATCAAGTTTCGGCCTATCCGGCAATCACGATCATCTCAAACCGTGCCCAAGGTGAGGCAGTGGCAGCAGACACCACGCGCGCGTTCGGAAGCACTCAGGCCCACGACTTCGCCGACTGGTACACGAAGGGCACGTCGGAGTCGATCACTACCGCCGCCTTCCAGGCCGCGCGCATGCCGCACTGGTTCCCGGACGAGGACTCGTGGCCGGCAGCGTCCCCAGCCAGGCTGGCGACCCTGGAGGAACTGACCGAACGTTTTCGGCTGCTGGAGGACGGCAAGACCGGAACGCGCGTCGGCATCGGCATTGCCACCGGCGCCGACAAGGTCTTCCTCACGGACGACGACAGCCTCGTCGAACGTGACCGGCTATTGCCGATGGCTATGGTCCGTGACACCACCAGCGGGACGCTGAACTGGCACGGCACCTATTTGGTCAACCCATGGACTACCGACGGCGACCTCGTAAACCTCACCGCACACCCCCGGCTCTTCAAGTACTTCGAAGAGCACGGTGCCGCCCTGCGTAAGCGCTACATCGCGGTCAAGCAGCCCCAACGCTGGTACAAGACCATCGACAAGGTCGATCACCGTCTGGCAGGGCGCCCCAAGCTGCTGTTTCCGGACATGAAGCTGACGATCCATCCGGTTCTCGACGAAGGTGAGCTGTACCCTCACCACAACCTGTACTTCATCGTCTCGGACGTCTGGGACATGCGCGTACTCGGTGGTCTGCTGCTCTCCAAGGTCGCGGAAGCGTTCGTGGAGGCGTACGCGGTCAAGATGCGAGGGGGGACTCTCCGGTTCCAGGCGCAGTACCTCCGCAAGATCCGCGTGCCCGACCCCGCAGCGATCAGCGAGAGCGACCGGGTTGCCCTTGCAGAGGCTTTCGACAAGCGCGACGTGAAGGCCGCCACGGAGGCCGCGCTTCGCGTCTACGGACTCGCCGAGCTGCCTGACTAG
- a CDS encoding PaeR7I family type II restriction endonuclease, translating into MTVTRQDFEDAIAAYWGAKQLQNEQSAIKAAVGAGTAGSVRGGKHFDVIATLLAKFFLDAGFPPESIRVSKSQGLELPGYYRPQKQWDLVVVHQGVLVAAFEMKALGGPSFGNNYNNRVEEALGSAVDLRRAALAELYPKEKPWLGYFFIMQDGEGSRRPVKTAKGALPSDEIWHGTSYQDRFGIFCERLMAEQLYDAACYVTSSAENPKPIELVESLDWRHFSAAINARLTYLKDLGLPG; encoded by the coding sequence TTGACGGTCACCCGCCAAGACTTCGAAGACGCCATTGCGGCCTACTGGGGTGCGAAACAGCTCCAGAACGAGCAGTCCGCGATCAAAGCCGCGGTTGGCGCCGGCACAGCCGGATCGGTACGCGGCGGCAAGCACTTCGATGTGATCGCGACCCTCTTGGCGAAGTTCTTCCTGGATGCAGGCTTCCCGCCCGAGAGCATCCGCGTCAGCAAGTCCCAGGGCCTGGAGCTGCCCGGCTACTACCGGCCGCAGAAACAGTGGGACCTCGTAGTCGTTCACCAGGGCGTACTCGTCGCAGCCTTCGAGATGAAGGCGCTCGGAGGGCCGTCGTTCGGCAACAACTACAACAACCGGGTAGAGGAAGCACTCGGCAGCGCTGTGGACCTCCGCCGCGCAGCCCTCGCCGAGCTGTACCCGAAGGAGAAGCCCTGGCTCGGCTACTTCTTCATAATGCAGGACGGCGAAGGCTCCCGGAGGCCGGTCAAGACCGCGAAGGGCGCCCTGCCCTCCGACGAGATCTGGCACGGCACCTCATACCAGGATCGGTTCGGGATCTTCTGCGAGCGCCTCATGGCCGAACAGCTCTACGACGCCGCGTGCTACGTCACGTCCTCGGCCGAGAACCCCAAGCCCATCGAGCTGGTGGAAAGCCTCGACTGGCGGCACTTCTCAGCGGCGATAAACGCCCGTCTCACCTACCTGAAGGACCTTGGGCTTCCCGGTTAG